One Brassica oleracea var. oleracea cultivar TO1000 chromosome C7, BOL, whole genome shotgun sequence genomic window carries:
- the LOC106302245 gene encoding uncharacterized protein LOC106302245, which produces MEESHKTTALKKAYAEIILNTAKESAARVMLSDRKSARFHHDLSETKEEALRLLVRLKHMIDAKTIEGDVISSNQQRQIDVLEAQLHEAEDIITDLRSEVRWVRDRLEKSKAFESQERNIVNMEEEEETVSVHPDFVAENEEKQFDGLSVADTLKAYESQERNVVREEEEEMVSVHKVDPEVIVESSNPNQEDCSSLDDVECEDGESLEKAKASELQQERNLVDMEEEMVSAHKVDPEVVLESVNPNLEDHSSLHDAECENLEKAKAYESQERNLVVNKEEETVSGHKVDQEFVVESLKPDQEVADTCFSHEKHFDGLSVVDTVMGNAVSESESDGDIRIKKLELSRNGCTQRIHALERIVLDGKSSSSADEEEQQRTTEKDSEESLSSGKAGTLGNTRCLVLALRASSAEVVTLPSNALGIKKARKLRGRRKKRFGKPKAKSVRSQSQLIKPCQSQSNATCSKTSTSDGEDSMETHLTVESEEVDDLQTCIELKEHLQLKRTLDSDVLVSCEGEEESVVVPSTKMASESKVAALVSDQISESPPRANVNRLLKYTFQRKRKRGSADDTNNLPRKHQENEAQDQTETTLSK; this is translated from the exons ATGGAAGAGTCACAT AAAACGACAGCCTTGAAGAAAGCTTACGCGGAGATTATCCTAAACACGGCCAAGGAATCCGCCGCTAGGGTTATGCTTTCCGACAGAAAATCAGCTCGCTTTCACCACGATCTCTCCGAAACCAAGGAGGAAGCTCTTCGTTTGCTCGTCCGATTGAAACATATGATCGACGCTAAG ACGATTGAAGGAGATGTTATATCATCAAACCAGCAACGACAGATTGATGTGCTTGAAGCTCAGCTTCACGAGGCTGAAGATATTATTACTGACCTTAGGTCTGAGGTTAGATGGGTGAGAGATAGATTGGAGAAATCTAAGGCTTTTGAGTCTCAGGAACGTAACATTGTGAACATGGAAGAAGAAGAAGAAACGGTTTCTGTTCATCCAGATTTTGTTGCTGAAAATGAGGAAAAGCAGTTTGACGGGTTAAGTGTGGCTGATACTTTAAAGGCTTATGAGTCGCAGGAACGAAATGTTGTGAGGGAGGAAGAAGAAGAAATGGTTTCTGTTCACAAAGTTGACCCAGAGGTTATTGTTGAAAGTTCGAATCCGAATCAAGAGGATTGTAGCTCATTGGATGATGTTGAATGTGAAGATGGTGAAAGTTTGGAGAAAGCAAAAGCTTCTGAGTTGCAGCAGGAAAGGAACCTTGTGGACATGGAAGAAGAAATGGTTTCTGCTCACAAGGTTGATCCAGAGGTTGTTCTTGAAAGTGTGAATCCTAATCTAGAGGATCATAGCTCATTACATGATGCTGAATGTGAAAATTTGGAGAAAGCTAAGGCTTATGAGTCTCAGGAACGGAACCTAGTTGTGAACAAGGAAGAAGAAACGGTTTCTGGTCACAAGGTTGATCAAGAGTTTGTTGTTGAAAGTTTGAAACCTGATCAAGAGGTTGCAGATACGTGCTTCTCTCATGAAAAACATTTTGACGGGTTAAGTGTTGTTGATACTGTGATGGGAAACGCTGTTAGTGAGTCGGAATCTGATGGTGATATCAGAATCAAAAAGCTTGAGCTGTCTAGAAATGGTTGTACACAGAGGATCCATGCTCTGGAAAGGATAGTTCTGGATGGGAAGTCATCTTCTTCTGCAGATGAAGAGGAGCAACAACGCACAACAGAAAAGGACAGTGAAGAAAGCTTGAGCTCAGGAAAAGCTGGCACTTTGGGAAACACAAGATGTCTTGTTCTTGCACTTAGAGCTAGTAGTGCAGAGGTGGTAACACTGCCGTCAAACGCATTAGGAATCAAGAAAGCCAGGAAATTAAGAGGAAGGAGAAAGAAAAGGTTTGGCAAACCAAAAGCTAAATCGGTTAGGTCTCAGAGTCAGCTTATAAAGCCTTGTCAATCTCAGTCTAATGCTACCTGTTCCAAGACATCAACTTCAGATGGAGAAGATTCTATGGAGACGCATCTTACCGTAGAGAGTGAGGAGGTGGATGACCTTCAAACCTGTATAGAGTTGAAAGAACATTTGCAGCTTAAACGTACTCTAGACAGTGATGTGTTGGTTAGTTGTGAAGGTGAAGAAGAAAGTGTGGTGGTTCCTTCTACCAAAATGGCTTCTGAATCGAAAGTTGCTGCATTAGTATCAGATCAAATCAGTGAGTCTCCTCCAAGAGCCAATGTAAATCGACTCTTGAAGTACACATTCCAAAGGAAACGAAAGAGAGGATCTGCAGATGATACTAATAACCTTCCAAGGAAACATCAAGAAAACGAAGCGCAAGACCAAACTGAAACCACTTTGAGTAAATGA
- the LOC106304625 gene encoding uncharacterized protein LOC106304625, whose product MKRDLSVEEENMCTSLLTAFVVLSMACLKHFYSVSYLIEKWRSLVFLLLNVVLLAVYFTSTRPISCETRDLKTRRGSRMRMVRRKTRKTRMVEEPACSGQDFLVVEPMEVIKNCVVEETKRVCPEFEETVKGCLLHKKEVESNGEEDDFEPGRLSNEELNERVEAFITTFRKHLVLDARRGRYRETDQKMRSKDSDVRFLGREVTCSV is encoded by the coding sequence ATGAAGAGAGACCTTAGCGTGGAGGAAGAGAACATGTGTACATCGTTGTTGACTGCTTTTGTTGTTCTCTCAATGGCTTGTCTAAAACATTTCTACTCAGTATCTTATTTGATTGAGAAATGGCGTTCTTTAGTCTTTCTTCTACTCAACGTCGTTCTCTTGGCAGTTTACTTCACATCGACTCGTCCTATTTCCTGTGAGACTCGTGATTTGAAGACTCGTCGTGGAAGTAGAATGAGGATGGTGCGACGTAAGACTAGGAAGACAAGAATGGTGGAGGAACCAGCTTGTTCTGGACAAGATTTTCTTGTTGTCGAGCCAATGGAAGTGATCAAGAACTGTGTCGTGGAGGAGACGAAAAGGGTTTGTCCTGAATTCGAGGAAACTGTGAAAGGTTGCTTGCTTCACAAGAAGGAGGTAGAGTCTAATGGAGAAGAAGATGATTTTGAGCCAGGGAGGTTATCTAATGAGGAGCTTAATGAGAGAGTGGAGGCGTTCATCACAACGTTCAGAAAACATTTGGTACTTGATGCGCGGAGAGGTAGATATAGAGAAACTGACCAGAAGATGAGATCAAAAGACTCTGACGTTAGGTTTTTAGGTCGAGAGGTCACTTGTTCAGTTTAA